One window from the genome of Candidatus Manganitrophaceae bacterium encodes:
- a CDS encoding ABC transporter permease translates to MKLYRVMALVQRHLYLYQRSLPRMTEVFFWPLVDLLLWGFVTLYLQRFQTNLPKFVTFFLGALILWDILYRAQQGISVSFLEEVWSKNLLNLFVTPLRPSEFLAALMTISVAKLLTAGLASAFLAWLFYSFNVFVLGLSLIPFVLNLAVMGWAIGIITMASILLYGQEAEVMAWGLAFLVQPVSAVFYPVSVMPAWVRPIAWMMPSSHVFEGMRSVVETGAFPIRELGTAALLNLIYLSLALAFFYRNFRIVKEKGLLLRSGTE, encoded by the coding sequence ATGAAACTCTACCGGGTCATGGCGCTGGTCCAACGGCATCTCTATCTCTACCAACGGAGCCTGCCGCGAATGACCGAGGTCTTCTTTTGGCCGCTGGTCGATCTCTTGTTATGGGGATTCGTGACCCTCTATCTGCAGCGCTTCCAGACGAACCTTCCGAAGTTCGTCACTTTCTTCTTGGGGGCGTTGATTCTCTGGGATATCCTCTATCGGGCTCAACAGGGGATCTCGGTCTCCTTCCTGGAAGAGGTCTGGTCGAAAAACCTGCTGAATCTTTTCGTCACCCCGTTGCGGCCGAGCGAGTTCCTGGCGGCGCTGATGACGATCAGCGTCGCAAAGCTCCTCACCGCCGGGCTCGCCAGCGCCTTTTTGGCCTGGCTGTTCTATTCCTTCAACGTTTTTGTCCTCGGTCTTTCGTTGATACCCTTTGTTCTCAACCTGGCGGTGATGGGGTGGGCGATCGGGATCATCACGATGGCGTCGATCCTCCTCTACGGCCAGGAGGCGGAGGTGATGGCGTGGGGACTCGCCTTTCTGGTCCAGCCGGTCTCCGCCGTTTTCTATCCGGTGTCGGTGATGCCGGCCTGGGTCCGGCCGATCGCCTGGATGATGCCTTCCTCCCATGTCTTCGAGGGGATGCGGTCGGTCGTCGAAACCGGCGCCTTCCCAATACGGGAGTTGGGAACGGCGGCCCTCCTCAACCTGATCTATCTCTCTCTTGCCCTCGCCTTCTTTTATCGGAACTTCCGGATCGTCAAAGAAAAGGGGCTCTTGCTCCGAAGCGGAACCGAGTAG
- a CDS encoding ABC transporter ATP-binding protein, with product MGRPVVQVDHLTKSFNGFVAVNDLSFSIEEGEILGLLGPNGAGKTTLIQMLLGLITPTSGEIRILGLDLKRHREAILSQVNFSSTYVSMPTSLTLRENLTVFAKLYGLRHPETRIDELLDLFEIQRLKNTITRHLSSGQMTRLSLVKSLLNRPKVLFLDEPTASLDPDIADKTRRLLRSIRDQSRLTLLYTSHNMKEMEEISDRIVFLHQGRILASGTPAEILRIFAERNLEDVFLKVARGNHLMEDGEMRP from the coding sequence ATGGGACGTCCGGTCGTACAGGTCGATCACCTCACGAAATCATTTAACGGGTTCGTCGCCGTCAATGATCTCTCTTTTTCCATCGAAGAGGGGGAGATTCTCGGCCTGCTCGGGCCCAACGGCGCCGGCAAAACCACCCTGATCCAAATGCTGCTGGGGCTGATCACACCGACCTCCGGCGAGATCCGCATCCTCGGGCTCGACCTGAAGCGCCACCGCGAAGCGATCCTCTCGCAGGTGAATTTCTCATCGACCTATGTGTCGATGCCGACTTCGCTGACCCTTCGAGAAAATTTGACCGTCTTCGCGAAGCTTTACGGCCTTCGACATCCGGAGACCCGGATCGATGAGCTGCTCGACCTCTTTGAGATCCAGCGGCTGAAGAATACGATCACCCGCCATCTCTCCTCCGGTCAGATGACCCGGCTCTCCTTGGTCAAATCACTTCTGAACCGACCGAAGGTCCTCTTCCTCGACGAGCCGACCGCCAGCCTCGACCCCGACATCGCCGACAAGACCCGAAGGCTGCTCCGGTCGATCCGAGACCAAAGCCGATTGACCCTCCTCTACACCTCTCACAACATGAAAGAGATGGAGGAGATCTCCGATCGGATTGTTTTTTTACACCAAGGGCGCATCCTAGCCAGCGGAACCCCCGCCGAAATTCTTCGGATTTTTGCGGAGCGGAATTTGGAAGATGTCTTCCTCAAAGTCGCGCGCGGAAATCATCTAATGGAAGACGGGGAGATGCGGCCATGA
- a CDS encoding TIGR01212 family radical SAM protein (This family includes YhcC from E. coli K-12, an uncharacterized radical SAM protein.) gives MVVFDVIFLYYNTLTESDAMQRYYNAYSHYLKGRFPWRVYKLPLDAGFNCPNRDGRVAVGGCTFCSNASFSPNSGGPLRSVRDQVDEGIAVYRKRRFGGEKFIAYFQAFTNTDAPVDRLAALYEEALSHPEIVGLAIATRPDCLPEPVLDLLSTLQKRTALFLEVGLQSSHDETLRRVNRGHTFADFVDAVDRIKRRGFYLSTHLILGLPGEDRTRMLETVERVAQLPVDAVKVTHLYIPRQAPLAQAYRRGELSLLTLPEYLQLVCDLLERLPARMIIERLMGELDGEDILAPRWGRHKGEILEMIASEFARRGTCQGILFREKPQGDIGCDRAQVQRCIPPMTAPITS, from the coding sequence TTGGTTGTCTTTGATGTGATCTTTCTTTACTATAACACACTCACTGAGAGCGACGCGATGCAACGCTATTACAACGCTTACAGCCATTATCTGAAAGGCCGCTTTCCCTGGAGAGTCTACAAGCTGCCGCTCGATGCCGGCTTCAACTGTCCGAACCGGGACGGCCGGGTCGCTGTCGGCGGCTGCACTTTCTGCAGCAACGCGAGCTTCAGTCCTAACAGCGGCGGCCCGTTGAGATCGGTCCGCGATCAGGTCGACGAGGGGATCGCCGTTTACCGAAAGCGGCGGTTCGGCGGGGAGAAGTTCATCGCCTACTTCCAGGCGTTCACCAACACCGACGCCCCGGTCGATCGGTTGGCAGCCCTCTATGAAGAAGCGCTCTCCCATCCCGAGATCGTCGGGCTGGCGATCGCGACCCGTCCCGATTGTCTGCCCGAGCCGGTGCTCGATCTCTTGAGCACCCTTCAAAAAAGGACGGCGCTCTTTTTAGAGGTGGGATTGCAATCGAGCCATGATGAAACCCTGCGTCGTGTGAACCGCGGCCATACCTTTGCCGATTTCGTCGATGCGGTCGATCGGATTAAGCGAAGGGGCTTTTACCTCTCGACCCATCTCATTCTCGGACTCCCCGGCGAAGACCGGACGCGGATGCTGGAGACGGTCGAACGGGTCGCGCAGCTGCCGGTCGACGCCGTCAAGGTGACCCATCTCTATATCCCTCGACAGGCGCCGCTGGCCCAGGCCTATCGACGGGGCGAGCTCTCCCTCCTCACCCTGCCGGAGTATCTTCAGCTGGTATGCGATCTGCTGGAGCGGCTGCCTGCGCGGATGATTATTGAACGGTTGATGGGAGAGCTCGATGGCGAGGACATCCTCGCGCCCCGCTGGGGAAGACACAAGGGAGAGATCCTGGAGATGATCGCATCGGAGTTCGCGCGGCGGGGAACCTGCCAAGGGATCCTTTTTCGGGAGAAGCCTCAGGGAGACATCGGATGCGATCGGGCACAGGTGCAGCGGTGCATCCCCCCCATGACCGCCCCCATCACATCATAA
- a CDS encoding SAM-dependent chlorinase/fluorinase — protein sequence MLVHILADYGQGDLAFAEVVQRIKRALPDADVVLTPIAPFATLAAGFCIAQLGLNEAPAGTLIYHNIAPRSDDKRARSGNAGERLAFARLITGVRVIGVLAGYTFSFIRDASEEIRWVSVSAEGSQFRSRDLFPSAVAQVAAGESSLLGKVPRTQIPAVPKAQIAYIDGYGNIKTTLEPEEVSFAPGTLLEVRIGRATQKATVANASFEIPVGEMALAPGSSGWRNAEGHLVRWMELFLRGGNAWEAFGRPPVGTSIEILSQLPSKRRRPRS from the coding sequence ATGCTCGTTCATATCCTTGCCGATTATGGCCAGGGCGATCTCGCCTTCGCAGAGGTGGTGCAGCGGATCAAGCGAGCGCTTCCCGATGCAGACGTTGTACTCACCCCAATCGCGCCCTTTGCGACGCTGGCGGCCGGATTCTGCATTGCACAGCTCGGATTAAACGAGGCGCCCGCCGGCACCCTGATCTATCACAACATCGCGCCCCGCTCGGATGACAAACGGGCCCGCAGCGGCAATGCCGGGGAGCGTCTGGCCTTCGCCCGCCTCATCACCGGCGTCCGGGTCATCGGCGTCTTAGCCGGTTACACCTTCTCCTTTATCCGCGATGCCTCCGAGGAGATCCGATGGGTCTCTGTTTCGGCAGAGGGCTCCCAATTCCGCTCACGCGATCTCTTCCCTTCAGCCGTCGCGCAGGTTGCGGCGGGCGAGTCTTCGCTCCTGGGAAAGGTTCCCCGCACTCAGATCCCGGCGGTACCGAAAGCGCAGATCGCCTATATCGATGGATATGGAAATATAAAGACAACCCTTGAGCCAGAGGAGGTGTCGTTTGCCCCCGGCACCCTGCTTGAGGTTCGGATCGGCCGGGCCACGCAAAAAGCGACCGTAGCGAATGCAAGCTTCGAGATCCCGGTGGGAGAGATGGCCCTCGCCCCCGGCAGCAGCGGCTGGCGGAATGCAGAGGGCCATCTGGTTCGATGGATGGAGCTCTTTCTCCGGGGTGGAAACGCCTGGGAGGCGTTCGGACGGCCCCCGGTCGGCACCTCGATTGAAATCCTCTCTCAGCTGCCATCAAAAAGGCGCCGTCCTAGAAGCTAA
- a CDS encoding glutaredoxin produces the protein MSNPIEEEIKKEVDTNKILIYGKGTKSMPMCGFTMETIQFFNKYGYPFEVVDVLRNMEKREALSKLTNWPTLPKVFIGGEFYGDTDILDEMAKKGEMEPLLKKVFGEANSPA, from the coding sequence ATGAGCAATCCAATTGAGGAAGAGATCAAAAAAGAGGTCGACACAAACAAGATCTTAATCTATGGGAAGGGGACGAAGTCGATGCCGATGTGCGGCTTCACCATGGAGACGATCCAGTTCTTCAACAAATACGGTTATCCCTTTGAAGTCGTCGATGTCTTGCGGAACATGGAGAAACGGGAAGCGCTCTCCAAGTTGACCAACTGGCCGACCCTCCCAAAAGTGTTCATCGGCGGAGAATTCTACGGCGACACCGATATTCTCGACGAGATGGCTAAGAAAGGGGAGATGGAACCGCTTTTAAAGAAGGTTTTTGGGGAAGCGAACTCACCCGCCTAA
- a CDS encoding BolA family transcriptional regulator, with translation MISKEILVDYIQKAMPDAQVTVTDRTGMMDHFRVQIVSDAFRGKNLLDRQRFVYQALNEPMKDGRIHALEIKSYTPEEAAAAETPSSH, from the coding sequence ATGATCAGCAAAGAGATATTGGTCGACTACATTCAGAAAGCGATGCCCGACGCGCAGGTCACCGTGACCGATCGGACCGGCATGATGGATCACTTTCGCGTCCAGATCGTGTCGGACGCCTTCCGCGGGAAGAACCTTCTCGACCGGCAACGATTTGTCTATCAAGCGCTGAATGAGCCGATGAAAGACGGACGGATCCACGCGTTGGAAATTAAATCGTACACCCCCGAAGAGGCCGCAGCGGCAGAGACCCCTTCGAGCCATTAA
- a CDS encoding metallopeptidase, giving the protein MEYLPLPEVDEEIARIIVFFEWDYLDPKRIRTVRSRGSRSRRILARCHALPKALQIGLALQAHYVIELVSENYDRLSEEEQTKTLIHELLHIPATFGGGFRHHDFVHGRRVNKLYERYAKRPTPTSSPSWPTEAAQSGLTF; this is encoded by the coding sequence TTGGAGTATCTGCCGTTGCCTGAGGTCGATGAGGAGATTGCCCGGATCATCGTCTTTTTTGAATGGGACTATCTTGATCCCAAGCGGATCCGCACGGTTCGAAGCAGGGGGAGTCGAAGCCGCCGGATTCTGGCCCGCTGTCATGCCCTTCCGAAGGCGCTGCAGATTGGATTGGCATTGCAGGCACATTATGTCATCGAATTGGTCTCCGAGAATTACGATCGGCTCTCGGAGGAGGAGCAGACCAAGACCTTAATCCACGAGCTGCTCCATATCCCGGCGACCTTCGGGGGGGGCTTTCGCCACCATGACTTCGTTCATGGCCGCCGGGTGAACAAGCTTTATGAGCGCTATGCCAAACGACCGACGCCGACCTCCTCCCCCTCTTGGCCGACCGAAGCGGCGCAATCCGGTCTGACGTTCTGA
- a CDS encoding PH domain-containing protein yields the protein MMNPLTFKIESETRRVEEPPPVWQGRPAWSEYLFLLFFTLVSAVRALIAVYARNFETGVIYSFGALFFIGLAHFLRATTRYTLTRGAVRRTAGFLGKGEKSRPLGTIRSVAVEQGPMDRLFGIGTVVLLLKEGNRRESLRGIRDPEVICRKIEALL from the coding sequence ATGATGAATCCCCTGACCTTTAAGATCGAATCCGAGACTCGCAGGGTGGAGGAGCCGCCGCCGGTCTGGCAAGGACGCCCGGCCTGGAGCGAATATCTTTTTCTCCTTTTCTTCACCTTGGTCTCGGCGGTCCGGGCCTTGATTGCCGTTTATGCGCGCAATTTTGAAACCGGAGTCATTTACTCTTTCGGCGCTCTCTTTTTTATCGGACTGGCCCACTTTCTCCGGGCGACCACCCGCTATACCCTCACCCGCGGCGCCGTCCGACGGACCGCCGGGTTTCTCGGGAAGGGAGAAAAGTCCCGTCCGCTCGGCACCATCCGGTCGGTCGCCGTAGAGCAAGGTCCGATGGATCGCCTTTTTGGAATCGGAACGGTCGTCCTCCTATTGAAAGAGGGAAACCGGCGGGAGTCGCTTCGCGGCATTCGTGACCCGGAGGTCATCTGTAGAAAGATCGAGGCGCTCCTCTGA
- a CDS encoding SRPBCC family protein: protein MASKKSNTTKQKTEDVSPEELTTAGMGANDIQRLAAVVGGGALLLFYLRKVTLADALLVAAGGSLIYRGINQGPLNVNLNIAEGAKRLREEIEGLTDRARDWAQGVRSQLEERFTSTGETEPIQVEQSIIINKSPEALYSFWRNFENLPQVMSYLESVTPTRGKRSHWVAKGPGGVPIEWDAEITADKKNEMISWRALDNADVPNEGSVYFVKAAEGQTELRVSMEYILPGGEIGAAIAGFFGEEPSQKIEEDLNTFKAAVEGGEIDLDIDRFQQRTAEGGA from the coding sequence ATGGCATCGAAAAAATCAAATACAACCAAGCAGAAAACGGAAGATGTTTCACCAGAAGAGCTCACCACAGCGGGCATGGGCGCAAATGATATTCAGCGGCTGGCGGCCGTGGTCGGGGGAGGGGCCCTCCTCCTTTTTTATCTTCGAAAGGTGACGCTGGCCGACGCCCTGCTGGTCGCCGCCGGCGGAAGCTTAATCTATCGTGGGATCAACCAAGGTCCTCTGAACGTCAATCTCAATATCGCCGAGGGGGCCAAGCGCCTCCGCGAGGAAATTGAGGGTCTCACCGATCGGGCCAGGGATTGGGCCCAGGGGGTCCGAAGCCAACTTGAGGAACGTTTTACCTCGACAGGCGAAACCGAACCGATCCAGGTGGAACAAAGTATTATCATCAATAAGTCACCGGAGGCGCTCTACTCCTTTTGGAGAAATTTTGAAAACCTCCCTCAGGTGATGAGCTATCTCGAGTCGGTGACGCCGACGCGCGGGAAGCGCTCGCATTGGGTTGCGAAGGGACCGGGAGGCGTTCCGATAGAATGGGATGCAGAAATTACGGCGGACAAGAAAAATGAGATGATCTCCTGGCGCGCCTTAGACAACGCCGATGTGCCGAATGAAGGTTCGGTCTATTTTGTCAAAGCGGCCGAGGGACAGACGGAGCTGCGGGTTTCAATGGAATACATTCTCCCCGGCGGAGAGATCGGTGCGGCCATCGCCGGCTTTTTCGGCGAGGAGCCGTCTCAAAAGATTGAAGAGGATCTGAACACTTTTAAAGCGGCGGTCGAAGGGGGCGAAATTGATTTGGATATCGATCGATTCCAGCAGCGGACGGCGGAGGGGGGAGCGTAA
- a CDS encoding hemerythrin domain-containing protein gives MKEKQSKKSDSIVQNTQNTMEWVGEVFRGFKEDVRSAFVSEGKMKATELLKQDHDKVKGLIEQLKSARKNKRALIRQIEEEIKIHSRCEEMIFYPEMKKVNSELIAESLEEHHQVDMILAELKKMTGKEGEAFDAKVIVFEETLQHHIDEEEGEMFPEAEKKLKDQLESLGEEIVYFKGELKAKRKKAA, from the coding sequence ATGAAAGAAAAACAATCCAAGAAATCAGACTCGATCGTGCAAAATACGCAAAATACGATGGAGTGGGTCGGAGAGGTCTTTCGTGGATTTAAGGAGGATGTCCGTTCCGCATTCGTCTCCGAGGGGAAGATGAAGGCAACGGAGCTGTTGAAACAAGACCATGACAAAGTAAAGGGATTAATCGAGCAATTAAAATCGGCTCGAAAGAATAAAAGGGCATTGATTCGTCAAATTGAAGAAGAGATCAAGATCCACAGTCGATGTGAAGAGATGATCTTCTACCCCGAGATGAAGAAGGTGAACAGTGAGTTGATTGCAGAGTCGCTGGAAGAACACCATCAGGTCGATATGATTCTTGCCGAATTAAAAAAGATGACAGGGAAAGAAGGAGAGGCGTTTGATGCCAAGGTCATCGTATTCGAAGAGACCTTACAGCATCACATCGACGAAGAAGAGGGAGAGATGTTTCCGGAAGCGGAGAAGAAATTAAAAGACCAATTGGAATCGTTGGGTGAAGAGATAGTGTACTTTAAAGGCGAGTTAAAAGCGAAGCGCAAGAAAGCGGCATAA
- a CDS encoding phosphatase PAP2 family protein: MSPGFVLSAELSQRGDQITVQGEPTAETGLLSVAYGKRVLRETGDILSSPARWERRAWLVFSLESAAVGAAFTLDRSIRNAAQRSRTQTTDDIAKIVEPFGAEYSLVILGGFYLTGLVLDDPKAQAVAQDGVAASLIASGLITSTLKEVVGRSRPSQGERVYHFQPFSGSHSFPSGHTTEAFVMASVLSAHYDSPSVKTISYGLATLVGFARIEHNAHFASDVMAGALIGASVGNATVHFNEKQESQISFRPWIDQNERGMIFTVRF; encoded by the coding sequence TTGAGCCCCGGTTTCGTCCTCTCCGCCGAGCTCTCGCAGCGTGGAGATCAGATTACCGTTCAGGGGGAGCCGACTGCCGAAACGGGTCTACTCTCAGTGGCGTATGGGAAGCGGGTTCTCCGGGAGACCGGCGATATTCTCAGCTCCCCCGCGCGCTGGGAGAGAAGAGCGTGGCTCGTCTTCTCTCTGGAATCGGCCGCGGTGGGAGCGGCATTCACGCTCGATAGATCGATTCGAAATGCAGCGCAGCGGAGCCGAACTCAAACAACGGATGACATCGCCAAAATAGTGGAACCCTTTGGAGCGGAATATTCGCTTGTCATTTTAGGCGGCTTCTATTTGACGGGTCTGGTTCTGGACGATCCAAAAGCCCAAGCGGTCGCCCAAGATGGAGTGGCAGCGAGCCTCATTGCCTCCGGCTTGATCACATCGACCCTAAAGGAGGTGGTTGGAAGGAGTCGTCCCTCCCAGGGGGAACGAGTCTACCACTTCCAACCCTTCAGCGGGAGCCACTCTTTTCCTTCGGGCCATACCACGGAGGCCTTTGTCATGGCTTCTGTCCTCTCGGCCCATTACGATTCGCCCTCGGTGAAAACGATTTCCTATGGGCTCGCCACCCTGGTCGGTTTTGCTCGGATTGAACACAACGCCCATTTTGCCTCGGATGTGATGGCCGGCGCGTTGATCGGTGCTTCTGTAGGAAATGCAACCGTACATTTCAATGAAAAACAGGAATCCCAGATCTCTTTCAGGCCCTGGATCGATCAAAATGAGCGCGGGATGATCTTCACCGTTCGTTTCTGA